The following proteins come from a genomic window of Acinonyx jubatus isolate Ajub_Pintada_27869175 chromosome C1, VMU_Ajub_asm_v1.0, whole genome shotgun sequence:
- the ECEL1 gene encoding endothelin-converting enzyme-like 1 isoform X1 — protein sequence METPYSMTAHYDEFQEVKYVSRCGTGGARGASLPPGFPLGAGRSATGARAGLPRWNRREVCLLSGLVFAAGLCAILAAMLALKYLGPGAAGGGGGACSEGCPERKAFARAARFLAANLDASIDPCQDFYSFACGGWLRRHAIPDDKLTYGTIAAIGEQNEERLRRLLARPGGGPGGAAQRKVRAFFRSCLDMREIERLGPRPMLEVIEDCGGWDLGGAAERPGAAALWDLNRLLYKAQGVYSAAALFSLTVSLDDRNSSRYVIRIDQDGLTLPERTLYLAQDEESEKILAAYRVFMERLLSLLGADAVEQKAQEILQLEQRLANITVSEYDDLRRDVSSMYNKVTLGQLQKITPHLQWKWLLDQIFQEDFSEDEEVVLLATDYMQQVSQLIRSTPRRILHNYLVWRVVVVLSEHLSPPFREALHELAREMEGSDKPQELARVCLGQANRHFGMALGALFVHEHFSAASKAKVQQLVEDIKYILGRRLEELDWMDAETKAAARAKLQYMMVMVGYPDFLLKPEAVDKEYEFEVHEKTYFKNILNSIRFSIQLSVRKIRQEVDKSTWLLPPQALNAYYLPNKNQMVFPAGILQPTLYDPDFPQSLNYGGIGTIIGHELTHGYDDWGGQYDRSGNLLHWWTEASYSRFLRKAECIVHLYDNFTVYNQRVNGKHTLGENIADMGGLKLAYYAYQKWVREHGPEHPLHRLKYTHNQLFFIAFAQNWCIKRRSQSIYLQVLTDKHAPEHYRVLGSVSQFEEFGRAFHCPKDSPMNPAHKCSVW from the exons ATGGAGACCCCATATTCGATGACGGCTCACTACGACGAGTTCCAGGAGGTCAAATACGTGAGCCGGTGCGGCACGGGAGGAGCGCGCGGGGCCTCGCTGCCCCCCGGCTTCCCGCTGGGCGCGGGGCGCAGCGCCACCGGGGCCCGGGCGGGGCTGCCGCGCTGGAACCGGCGCGAGGTGTGCTTGCTGTCGGGACTGGTGTTCGCCGCCGGCCTCTGCGCCATCCTGGCCGCCATGCTGGCGCTCAAGTACCTGGGTCCCGGCgccgcgggcggcggcggcggcgcctgcTCCGAGGGCTGCCCGGAGCGCAAGGCCTTCGCGCGCGCCGCCCGCTTCCTGGCCGCCAACCTGGACGCCAGCATAGACCCGTGCCAGGATTTCTACTCCTTCGCGTGCGGTGGCTGGCTGCGGCGCCACGCCATCCCCGACGACAAGCTCACCTACGGTACCATCGCTGCCATCGGCGAGCAGAACGAGGAGCGACTGCGGCGCCTGCTGGCGCGGCCCGGGGGTGGGCCGGGGGGTGCGGCCCAGCGCAAGGTGCGCGCCTTCTTCCGCTCGTGCCTCGACATGCGTGAGATCGAGCGGCTCGGCCCACGGCCCATGCTCGAAGTCATCGAGGACTGCGGGGGCTGGGACCTGGGCGGTGCCGCCGAGCGCCCGGGGGCCGCCGCGCTCTGGGACCTCAACCGGCTGCTGTACAAGGCCCAAGGCGTGTACAGCGCCGCCGCGCTCTTCTCGCTCACCGTCAGCCTGGACGACAGGAATTCCTCGCGCTACGTCATCCGC ATTGACCAGGATGGGCTCACTCTGCCGGAGAGGACCCTGTACTTAGCTCAGGATGAGGAGAGTGAGAAG ATCCTGGCAGCATACCGGGTGTTCATGGAGCGCCTGCTCAGCCTGCTGGGGGCCGATGCTGTGGAGCAGAAGGCACAGGAGATCCTGCAGCTGGAGCAGCGGCTGGCCAAC ATCACAGTGTCAGAGTATGATGACCTCCGGCGGGATGTCAGCTCCATGTACAACAAGGTGACGCTGGGGCAGTTGCAGAAGATCACCCCTCAC CTGCAGTGGAAGTGGCTGCTGGACCAGATCTTCCAGGAGGACTTCTCGGAGGATGAGGAGGTGGTGCTGTTGGCCACAGACTACATGCAGCAGGTGTCCCAGCTCATCCGCTCCACACCCCGCAG GATCCTGCACAACTACCTGGTGTGGCGCGTAGTGGTGGTCCTGAGTGAGCACCTGTCACCACCGTTCCGAGAGGCGCTGCACGAGCTGGCACGGGAGATGGAGGGCAGTGACAAGCCACAGGAGCTGGCCCGTGTCTGCCTGGGCCAGGCCAACCGGCACTTTGGCATGGCGCTTGGAGCTCTCTTTGTACATGAGCACTTCTCAGCTGCCAGCAAGGCCAAG GTGCAGCAGCTTGTGGAAGACATCAAGTACATCTTGGGCCGGCGCCTGGAGGAGTTGGACTGGATGGATGCTGAGACCAAGGCAGCTGCTCGGGCCAAG CTCCAGTACATGATGGTGATGGTAGGCTACCCCGACTTCCTGCTCAAACCCGAGGCTGTGGACAAGGAATACGAG TTTGAGGTCCACGAGAAGACCTACTTCAAGAACATCTTGAACAGCATCCGCTTCAGCATCCAGCTCTCAGTCAGGAAGATCCGGCAGGAGGTGGACAAATCCAC GTGGCTGCTCCCACCACAGGCCCTCAATGCCTACTATCTACCCAACAAGAACCAGATGG TGTTCCCGGCAGGTATTCTGCAGCCCACGCTCTATGACCCTGACTTTCCACA GTCTTTGAACTACGGGGGCATCGGCACCATCATTGGACATGAGCTGACCCACGGCTATGACGACTGGG GGGGCCAGTATGATCGCTCAGGCAACCTGCTGCACTGGTGGACGGAGGCCTCCTACAGCCGCTTCTTGCGCAAGGCGGAGTGCATCGTGCACCTGTATGACAATTTCACCGTCTACAACCAGCGC GTGAATGGGAAGCACACACTTGGTGAGAACATCGCGGACATGGGCGGCCTCAAGCTGGCCTATTAT GCCTATCAGAAGTGGGTGCGGGAGCACGGCCCGGAGCACCCGCTGCACCGGCTCAAGTACACGCACAACCAGCTCTTCTTCATTGCCTTTGCCCAG AACTGGTGCATCAAGCGGCGGTCACAGTCCATCTACCTGCAGGTGCTGACCGACAAGCACGCACCTGAGCACTACAG ggTGCTGGGCAGCGTGTCCCAGTTCGAGGAGTTTGGCCGGGCCTTCCATTGCCCCAAGGACTCACCCATGAACCCTGCCCACAAGTGCTCTGTGTGGTGA
- the ECEL1 gene encoding endothelin-converting enzyme-like 1 isoform X2: METPYSMTAHYDEFQEVKYVSRCGTGGARGASLPPGFPLGAGRSATGARAGLPRWNRREVCLLSGLVFAAGLCAILAAMLALKYLGPGAAGGGGGACSEGCPERKAFARAARFLAANLDASIDPCQDFYSFACGGWLRRHAIPDDKLTYGTIAAIGEQNEERLRRLLARPGGGPGGAAQRKVRAFFRSCLDMREIERLGPRPMLEVIEDCGGWDLGGAAERPGAAALWDLNRLLYKAQGVYSAAALFSLTVSLDDRNSSRYVIRIDQDGLTLPERTLYLAQDEESEKILAAYRVFMERLLSLLGADAVEQKAQEILQLEQRLANITVSEYDDLRRDVSSMYNKVTLGQLQKITPHLQWKWLLDQIFQEDFSEDEEVVLLATDYMQQVSQLIRSTPRRILHNYLVWRVVVVLSEHLSPPFREALHELAREMEGSDKPQELARVCLGQANRHFGMALGALFVHEHFSAASKAKVQQLVEDIKYILGRRLEELDWMDAETKAAARAKLQYMMVMVGYPDFLLKPEAVDKEYEFEVHEKTYFKNILNSIRFSIQLSVRKIRQEVDKSTWLLPPQALNAYYLPNKNQMVFPAGILQPTLYDPDFPQSLNYGGIGTIIGHELTHGYDDWGGQYDRSGNLLHWWTEASYSRFLRKAECIVHLYDNFTVYNQRVNGKHTLGENIADMGGLKLAYYLHTVTPRPIRSGCGSTARSTRCTGSSTRTTSSSSLPLPRTGASSGGHSPSTCRC; the protein is encoded by the exons ATGGAGACCCCATATTCGATGACGGCTCACTACGACGAGTTCCAGGAGGTCAAATACGTGAGCCGGTGCGGCACGGGAGGAGCGCGCGGGGCCTCGCTGCCCCCCGGCTTCCCGCTGGGCGCGGGGCGCAGCGCCACCGGGGCCCGGGCGGGGCTGCCGCGCTGGAACCGGCGCGAGGTGTGCTTGCTGTCGGGACTGGTGTTCGCCGCCGGCCTCTGCGCCATCCTGGCCGCCATGCTGGCGCTCAAGTACCTGGGTCCCGGCgccgcgggcggcggcggcggcgcctgcTCCGAGGGCTGCCCGGAGCGCAAGGCCTTCGCGCGCGCCGCCCGCTTCCTGGCCGCCAACCTGGACGCCAGCATAGACCCGTGCCAGGATTTCTACTCCTTCGCGTGCGGTGGCTGGCTGCGGCGCCACGCCATCCCCGACGACAAGCTCACCTACGGTACCATCGCTGCCATCGGCGAGCAGAACGAGGAGCGACTGCGGCGCCTGCTGGCGCGGCCCGGGGGTGGGCCGGGGGGTGCGGCCCAGCGCAAGGTGCGCGCCTTCTTCCGCTCGTGCCTCGACATGCGTGAGATCGAGCGGCTCGGCCCACGGCCCATGCTCGAAGTCATCGAGGACTGCGGGGGCTGGGACCTGGGCGGTGCCGCCGAGCGCCCGGGGGCCGCCGCGCTCTGGGACCTCAACCGGCTGCTGTACAAGGCCCAAGGCGTGTACAGCGCCGCCGCGCTCTTCTCGCTCACCGTCAGCCTGGACGACAGGAATTCCTCGCGCTACGTCATCCGC ATTGACCAGGATGGGCTCACTCTGCCGGAGAGGACCCTGTACTTAGCTCAGGATGAGGAGAGTGAGAAG ATCCTGGCAGCATACCGGGTGTTCATGGAGCGCCTGCTCAGCCTGCTGGGGGCCGATGCTGTGGAGCAGAAGGCACAGGAGATCCTGCAGCTGGAGCAGCGGCTGGCCAAC ATCACAGTGTCAGAGTATGATGACCTCCGGCGGGATGTCAGCTCCATGTACAACAAGGTGACGCTGGGGCAGTTGCAGAAGATCACCCCTCAC CTGCAGTGGAAGTGGCTGCTGGACCAGATCTTCCAGGAGGACTTCTCGGAGGATGAGGAGGTGGTGCTGTTGGCCACAGACTACATGCAGCAGGTGTCCCAGCTCATCCGCTCCACACCCCGCAG GATCCTGCACAACTACCTGGTGTGGCGCGTAGTGGTGGTCCTGAGTGAGCACCTGTCACCACCGTTCCGAGAGGCGCTGCACGAGCTGGCACGGGAGATGGAGGGCAGTGACAAGCCACAGGAGCTGGCCCGTGTCTGCCTGGGCCAGGCCAACCGGCACTTTGGCATGGCGCTTGGAGCTCTCTTTGTACATGAGCACTTCTCAGCTGCCAGCAAGGCCAAG GTGCAGCAGCTTGTGGAAGACATCAAGTACATCTTGGGCCGGCGCCTGGAGGAGTTGGACTGGATGGATGCTGAGACCAAGGCAGCTGCTCGGGCCAAG CTCCAGTACATGATGGTGATGGTAGGCTACCCCGACTTCCTGCTCAAACCCGAGGCTGTGGACAAGGAATACGAG TTTGAGGTCCACGAGAAGACCTACTTCAAGAACATCTTGAACAGCATCCGCTTCAGCATCCAGCTCTCAGTCAGGAAGATCCGGCAGGAGGTGGACAAATCCAC GTGGCTGCTCCCACCACAGGCCCTCAATGCCTACTATCTACCCAACAAGAACCAGATGG TGTTCCCGGCAGGTATTCTGCAGCCCACGCTCTATGACCCTGACTTTCCACA GTCTTTGAACTACGGGGGCATCGGCACCATCATTGGACATGAGCTGACCCACGGCTATGACGACTGGG GGGGCCAGTATGATCGCTCAGGCAACCTGCTGCACTGGTGGACGGAGGCCTCCTACAGCCGCTTCTTGCGCAAGGCGGAGTGCATCGTGCACCTGTATGACAATTTCACCGTCTACAACCAGCGC GTGAATGGGAAGCACACACTTGGTGAGAACATCGCGGACATGGGCGGCCTCAAGCTGGCCTATTAT ctccacactgtcaccccCAGGCCTATCAGAAGTGGGTGCGGGAGCACGGCCCGGAGCACCCGCTGCACCGGCTCAAGTACACGCACAACCAGCTCTTCTTCATTGCCTTTGCCCAG AACTGGTGCATCAAGCGGCGGTCACAGTCCATCTACCTGCAGGTGCTGA